A genomic window from Planctomycetia bacterium includes:
- a CDS encoding polyhydroxybutyrate depolymerase, with amino-acid sequence MNTLALLTCFALAADAPKPPEPLTPGEHRRTVVVGEVERTFLVHVPTNYDHTKPTPVVLCYHGAATNGLITVALTGLNAKADAETFIAVYPNGTGRNGVIFVWNSGGIPSGVDESKRDDVAFTRQILDDLTTVSNVDPKRVFATGISNGGMMCHRLAVELSDRIAAIAPVAGTLALEKPEPKRAVPVLQIHGTADTFVAWNGPGQRIPKLVKFRSVDDTIKFWVEHDACVEKPIVEALPDKSDDGTTVSRTTYAGGKQGSEVVLVKIDGGGHTWPGREMNIAILGRTTKDIAANDLIWEFFKKHPMP; translated from the coding sequence ATGAATACGCTCGCACTTCTCACCTGCTTCGCGCTCGCTGCCGACGCTCCCAAGCCTCCGGAGCCTCTCACGCCCGGCGAGCATCGTCGCACGGTCGTGGTCGGGGAAGTCGAGCGGACGTTTCTGGTGCATGTCCCCACGAACTACGACCACACGAAGCCGACTCCCGTCGTCCTCTGCTACCACGGCGCCGCGACGAACGGCCTGATCACCGTCGCGCTGACGGGCCTCAACGCGAAGGCCGATGCCGAAACGTTCATCGCCGTCTATCCCAACGGCACCGGCCGCAACGGCGTAATCTTCGTCTGGAACTCCGGCGGCATCCCGTCCGGCGTCGATGAAAGCAAGCGCGACGACGTCGCGTTCACGCGCCAAATCCTCGACGATCTTACGACGGTCTCGAACGTCGACCCGAAGCGCGTCTTCGCGACCGGCATCTCGAACGGCGGGATGATGTGCCATCGCTTGGCCGTCGAACTCTCCGACCGCATCGCGGCGATCGCACCCGTCGCGGGCACGCTCGCGCTGGAGAAGCCCGAGCCGAAGCGCGCGGTGCCGGTCCTGCAGATCCACGGCACGGCCGACACGTTCGTCGCCTGGAACGGTCCCGGCCAGCGCATTCCGAAGCTGGTGAAGTTTCGCTCGGTCGACGATACGATCAAGTTTTGGGTCGAGCACGATGCCTGCGTCGAGAAGCCGATCGTCGAAGCGCTGCCCGACAAATCCGACGACGGCACGACCGTCTCGCGCACGACGTATGCCGGCGGCAAGCAAGGGAGCGAAGTCGTGCTGGTGAAAATCGACGGCGGGGGCCATACTTGGCCCGGCCGCGAAATGAACATCGCCATCCTCGGCCGGACGACGAAAGACATCGCGGCGAACGATCTCATCTGGGAGTTTTTTAAGAAGCACCCAATGCCGTGA
- a CDS encoding DUF1549 and DUF1553 domain-containing protein, whose product MLALSRRRAGFVRLALVALSAWSCCGSSCISFGAAPVAATMKTDASKPALSQAIDRLISAGGPGLQAAQADDAEFLRRVYLDLAGRTPTVVEARTFLTDKAGDKRTALVDRLLASPEFPTRMTEAFNAMLMERRGEHDEWRKFLTTSFQKNAPWDAIVREIIDPRDNDENLRGAAFFAVNRLSKVGQQETDYPGLTRDVGRLFLGMDLQCAQCHNHLFVESYKQVDFQGLYTVFLNTSIRDEKFPALNENLMAKKIDFMSVFDKQPLQTGPRVPGLKEISIPTFKAGEEYLVAPDKKKKVLGIPKFSPLEELAKAVTSPENRSFRENIANRLWWLVMGRGIVDPLDLFHAENKPSHPEVLALLSTEMQTRKFEMRSILRDLVLSDTYARGSRWTATEIKRPAPETYVTAVAKPLSAEQMYNSYLTATGPHDPKTATPDLRKRFITAFANPPKEPEVEFAPSVKGALFLSNDSNVLELLVPKSGNLVDRLGKISEPDALADELYLAVFTRTPTADERAEVRRLLGMKKIEKTKLLGHLVWALTSSTEFCLNH is encoded by the coding sequence ATGCTCGCTCTATCGCGACGACGCGCTGGTTTCGTTCGCCTTGCCCTCGTAGCGCTTTCCGCTTGGAGCTGCTGCGGCTCGTCGTGCATTTCGTTCGGTGCCGCTCCGGTCGCCGCGACGATGAAGACCGACGCCTCGAAGCCGGCCCTGTCGCAAGCGATCGATCGCCTGATTTCGGCCGGCGGCCCTGGCCTTCAAGCGGCACAAGCCGACGACGCCGAGTTTCTCCGCCGCGTCTATCTGGATCTCGCCGGTCGGACGCCGACCGTCGTCGAAGCCCGCACCTTTCTTACCGACAAAGCCGGCGACAAGCGCACCGCATTGGTCGACCGCTTGCTGGCGAGCCCTGAGTTTCCGACGCGCATGACCGAGGCGTTCAACGCGATGCTCATGGAGCGCCGCGGCGAACATGACGAATGGCGCAAGTTCCTCACGACCTCGTTCCAAAAGAACGCTCCCTGGGACGCGATCGTGCGCGAGATCATCGACCCGCGCGACAACGACGAGAATCTGCGCGGTGCTGCGTTTTTCGCCGTGAATCGGCTCTCGAAAGTCGGCCAACAAGAGACCGACTACCCCGGCCTGACGCGCGACGTCGGCCGGCTGTTTCTCGGCATGGATCTGCAATGCGCCCAATGCCACAACCACCTCTTCGTCGAATCCTACAAGCAAGTCGACTTCCAAGGTTTGTACACCGTCTTCTTGAACACTTCGATTCGCGACGAGAAGTTTCCGGCGCTGAATGAAAACTTGATGGCGAAGAAAATCGACTTCATGTCGGTGTTCGATAAGCAGCCGTTGCAGACGGGCCCGCGCGTGCCGGGCCTGAAGGAAATTTCGATCCCGACGTTCAAGGCCGGCGAGGAATATCTGGTTGCTCCGGATAAGAAGAAGAAGGTCCTCGGCATTCCGAAGTTCAGCCCCTTGGAAGAGCTTGCCAAGGCGGTGACTTCGCCCGAGAACCGGTCGTTCCGCGAGAACATCGCCAACCGTCTGTGGTGGCTCGTGATGGGGCGCGGCATCGTCGATCCGCTCGATTTGTTCCACGCCGAGAACAAGCCTTCGCATCCCGAAGTGCTCGCTCTTTTGAGCACGGAGATGCAAACTCGCAAATTCGAAATGCGCTCGATCTTGCGCGACCTCGTACTGTCCGACACCTACGCGCGCGGCAGCCGCTGGACGGCGACCGAAATAAAGCGACCTGCGCCGGAAACCTATGTCACGGCGGTTGCGAAGCCTCTTTCGGCCGAGCAAATGTATAACAGCTATCTCACGGCGACCGGCCCGCACGATCCGAAAACGGCAACCCCCGACTTACGCAAGCGTTTTATCACGGCCTTCGCCAACCCGCCGAAAGAGCCCGAAGTCGAGTTCGCCCCGAGCGTGAAGGGGGCGTTGTTCCTCTCGAACGACAGCAATGTCTTGGAGTTGTTGGTGCCGAAGTCGGGCAACTTGGTCGATCGGCTCGGCAAGATTTCGGAGCCCGATGCTTTGGCCGACGAACTTTACTTGGCCGTGTTCACACGTACGCCGACCGCCGACGAGCGAGCCGAAGTCCGGCGCTTGCTCGGCATGAAGAAGATCGAGAAGACGAAACTGCTCGGCCATTTGGTTTGGGCTTTGACGAGCTCGACCGAGTTTTGCCTCAATCATTGA
- a CDS encoding DUF1501 domain-containing protein, which yields MQKQTNDLYADLCRPWEHQLSRRKLLGSAAAAGAGALGMGALGSGSLGLGNLLSAAETGALKKKSKQVLFVWIDGGMSQFESWDPKPNSEFGGPFRAIDTSVAGIKISELMPQTAKQMHHLSIVRSMCTKDNAHSSGVARIQRGDPKNRGVVYPFFGSAVAKFLGQGSTGLPPYVSIKPGSGGFIYQDAGFLGPKYGALAFGDGKPPENLLRSTRITSEDDEVRNAMRRSANARYAEGRPAEPVEAMDFVFDTAQELMKRSDLFDDAKFSPQDRQRYGETDFGRHMLQARKFLEAGVTFVKVTSNGWDTHGDNFNGHADLMPKFDRAFAAMIEDLATRGMLDDVLVICMSEFGRTPRINGHVGRDHFPEAWSLATTGPGIRRGNVVGGTNGSGAYVTGPEHDIGHLFHSWFKVLGIDSKKDEYDNAGQPLPIAHDDCFPVPELLS from the coding sequence ATGCAGAAGCAGACCAACGATCTTTACGCAGACCTCTGCCGTCCGTGGGAGCACCAACTCTCGCGCCGCAAACTGCTCGGCAGCGCCGCGGCTGCCGGCGCCGGTGCGCTCGGGATGGGTGCGCTCGGTTCCGGTTCGCTAGGCTTAGGCAACCTGCTCTCGGCCGCCGAAACCGGAGCGCTTAAGAAGAAGAGCAAGCAAGTCTTGTTCGTCTGGATCGACGGCGGAATGAGCCAGTTCGAAAGTTGGGATCCGAAGCCCAACTCCGAATTCGGCGGGCCGTTTCGAGCGATCGATACCTCGGTCGCGGGAATTAAGATCAGCGAGTTGATGCCGCAAACCGCCAAGCAAATGCATCACCTGTCGATCGTGCGCAGCATGTGTACGAAGGACAATGCCCATTCGTCGGGCGTGGCGCGCATCCAGCGCGGCGACCCGAAGAATCGCGGCGTCGTCTATCCGTTTTTCGGCTCGGCCGTGGCGAAGTTCCTCGGCCAAGGTTCGACGGGCTTGCCGCCGTATGTGAGCATCAAGCCGGGGAGCGGTGGTTTCATTTATCAAGATGCCGGGTTCCTCGGACCGAAATACGGAGCTCTTGCTTTCGGCGACGGTAAGCCGCCGGAGAACTTGCTGCGCAGCACGCGCATCACTTCCGAAGACGACGAAGTGCGCAACGCCATGCGTCGCAGCGCCAACGCGCGCTACGCCGAAGGTCGCCCGGCGGAACCGGTCGAGGCAATGGACTTCGTCTTCGATACGGCTCAAGAGTTGATGAAGCGGAGCGATCTGTTCGACGACGCGAAGTTCTCGCCGCAAGATCGGCAGCGCTACGGCGAAACCGATTTCGGACGCCACATGCTGCAGGCCCGCAAGTTCCTCGAAGCGGGCGTGACGTTCGTGAAGGTGACGAGCAACGGTTGGGACACGCACGGCGACAACTTCAACGGCCACGCCGACCTGATGCCGAAGTTCGATCGCGCCTTCGCCGCGATGATCGAAGACCTCGCGACGCGCGGCATGCTCGACGACGTGCTCGTGATCTGCATGTCGGAATTCGGGCGGACGCCGCGCATCAACGGCCACGTCGGCCGCGACCACTTCCCCGAGGCTTGGAGCTTGGCAACGACCGGGCCCGGCATTCGCCGCGGCAACGTGGTCGGCGGCACGAACGGGTCGGGCGCATACGTTACCGGTCCGGAGCACGACATCGGCCACCTGTTTCATTCGTGGTTTAAGGTGCTCGGCATCGATTCGAAGAAAGACGAATACGACAATGCAGGCCAGCCGTTGCCGATCGCGCACGACGACTGCTTCCCCGTCCCGGAACTACTCAGCTAA